A DNA window from Rhodococcus sp. Z13 contains the following coding sequences:
- a CDS encoding NlpC/P60 family protein → MSVDPSSFVVTLGAAVGALVLGVDPQIGVEQAEAVSHAVEQSASQVLDGVAAAIGTLPEDARVSAEQMVDDVTGRLQSEMEAHLPEREGAEPEETEPEEPDETESLTASPSVTIPAASADLGPSVFVPPSTFPLTSSAVTAPIGAVAVFAPWLKKAGNLCEGITAPVLAALYSVENGFRYGPTAPVSPAGALGPGQFMPGTWEIYGEDADGDGKADVFGIADPVMASGRMLCDNWNRIEEWKEQGRVTGDTLSLTLASYNAGADAVLRSGGMPSGHPDYERETKPYVARILAARPAFERILSPLLALEIPSDVRDLGQMVIEQAFRYLGLPYVWGGGNIEGPTGGGFDCSGLTSFAMHAATGIVLPRTSETQWTVGVEVPLDEARPGDLVFGNWQAGGPGHVGIYLGGGLMVHAPTTGDVVRVGEVFPDMRARRIV, encoded by the coding sequence ATGTCAGTGGATCCGTCGTCCTTCGTCGTCACACTGGGAGCCGCTGTAGGTGCACTCGTCCTCGGTGTCGATCCCCAGATCGGTGTCGAACAGGCCGAGGCCGTTTCGCATGCCGTCGAGCAGAGCGCGAGCCAGGTGCTGGACGGAGTGGCCGCCGCGATCGGCACCCTGCCGGAGGACGCGCGGGTCTCGGCCGAGCAGATGGTCGACGACGTCACCGGGCGGTTGCAGTCCGAGATGGAGGCACACCTGCCGGAACGGGAAGGCGCCGAACCCGAGGAGACGGAACCGGAGGAACCGGACGAGACCGAATCCCTCACGGCGTCACCGTCGGTCACGATTCCCGCCGCCTCGGCGGACCTCGGGCCATCCGTGTTCGTTCCCCCGTCGACGTTCCCGCTCACGTCGAGCGCCGTGACCGCCCCGATCGGTGCGGTCGCCGTGTTCGCTCCGTGGCTGAAGAAGGCCGGCAACCTCTGCGAGGGCATCACCGCACCCGTGCTCGCCGCGCTCTACTCCGTCGAGAACGGTTTCCGGTACGGGCCCACTGCGCCCGTCTCTCCGGCCGGCGCCCTCGGCCCGGGACAGTTCATGCCCGGCACCTGGGAGATCTACGGCGAGGACGCCGACGGCGATGGAAAGGCCGACGTGTTCGGTATCGCCGACCCGGTCATGGCCTCCGGACGGATGCTGTGCGACAACTGGAACCGCATCGAGGAATGGAAGGAGCAGGGCCGCGTCACGGGTGATACCCTGTCGCTCACGCTCGCCTCCTACAACGCGGGTGCGGACGCGGTGCTGCGCTCGGGCGGGATGCCCAGCGGGCATCCCGACTACGAGCGGGAGACGAAGCCGTACGTGGCGAGGATCCTCGCCGCACGACCGGCCTTCGAGCGCATACTCTCACCGCTGCTGGCTCTCGAGATTCCTTCGGATGTACGCGATCTCGGCCAGATGGTGATCGAGCAGGCGTTCCGCTATCTCGGCCTGCCGTACGTGTGGGGCGGCGGCAACATCGAGGGCCCCACGGGCGGCGGCTTCGACTGCTCCGGGCTCACCTCCTTCGCGATGCACGCCGCCACCGGGATCGTCCTGCCCCGTACCTCCGAGACCCAGTGGACCGTCGGCGTCGAGGTGCCCCTCGACGAGGCGCGCCCGGGGGATCTCGTTTTCGGAAACTGGCAGGCCGGCGGGCCCGGCCACGTCGGCATCTACCTCGGCGGTGGCCTGATGGTGCACGCGCCGACCACCGGTGACGTGGTGCGCGTCGGGGAGGTCTTCCCCGACATGCGAGCACGTCGCATCGTCTGA